In the Colwellia sp. 20A7 genome, one interval contains:
- the sigX gene encoding RNA polymerase sigma factor SigX, whose amino-acid sequence MLNERQLVALVQESIPYDTHLFQQLITPYLPVLKGYCVKLLNNQSDAEDVVQEILIKILHNLKNFKWVVSFRAWLFKIAHNECINKIRERRWDLIDDNEEYLENLIDEENYGEDSVYVLSELIQYLSFTDRNIMLLRYRTELDFKEIADIHHLKLSAVKMRHKRVIEFLKEKLK is encoded by the coding sequence ATGCTTAATGAACGGCAGCTTGTTGCTTTAGTACAAGAAAGTATTCCTTATGACACGCATTTATTTCAGCAATTAATTACACCGTATTTACCTGTGTTAAAAGGGTATTGTGTGAAGTTGCTAAATAATCAGTCTGATGCTGAAGATGTTGTACAAGAAATTCTTATAAAAATATTACACAATCTAAAAAATTTTAAGTGGGTGGTGTCGTTCCGAGCATGGCTATTCAAAATAGCTCATAATGAGTGTATTAATAAGATAAGAGAGAGGCGTTGGGATCTTATTGATGATAATGAAGAATACCTCGAAAACTTAATAGACGAAGAAAATTATGGCGAAGACTCAGTTTACGTATTATCCGAGTTAATACAATACTTATCATTTACTGATCGTAACATTATGTTGTTACGATATCGTACTGAATTAGACTTTAAGGAAATTGCCGACATTCATCATTTAAAACTTTCAGCAGTAAAGATGCGACATAAACGGGTTATCGAATTTTTAAAAGAAAAGTTAAAGTAA
- the nth gene encoding endonuclease III: protein MNRAKRLEMLTRLRENNPEPTTELNFNTPFELLIAVLLSAQATDVGVNKATAKLYPVANTPQAILDLGLEGLISYVKTIGLFNTKAKNTMKTCQMLVDLHGGEVPENRAALEALPGVGRKTANVVLNTAFGWLKDNEGNYFLAVDTHIQRLANRTGYAKGKTVEQTEQAIIKNTPNKTEFMFNLHHWFILHGRYTCTARKPKCGSCIIEDLCDFKEKTE, encoded by the coding sequence ATGAATAGAGCTAAACGATTAGAAATGCTAACTAGGCTGCGTGAAAATAATCCAGAGCCAACAACAGAATTAAATTTTAATACACCATTTGAATTACTAATAGCAGTACTCCTTTCTGCTCAAGCAACTGATGTTGGTGTAAATAAAGCAACCGCTAAATTATACCCTGTAGCGAACACACCTCAGGCAATACTCGATTTAGGGTTAGAGGGTTTAATATCTTATGTGAAAACCATAGGCTTATTTAATACCAAAGCTAAAAACACCATGAAAACCTGTCAAATGTTAGTCGATTTACACGGTGGTGAAGTACCAGAAAATAGAGCTGCACTTGAAGCATTGCCCGGTGTTGGTAGAAAAACAGCAAATGTTGTACTAAACACAGCTTTTGGTTGGCTTAAAGATAATGAAGGTAACTACTTTTTAGCCGTTGATACTCACATTCAGCGGCTGGCAAACCGTACGGGCTATGCAAAAGGTAAAACGGTTGAACAAACAGAGCAGGCCATCATCAAGAATACTCCAAACAAAACAGAATTTATGTTTAATTTACATCACTGGTTCATTTTACATGGACGATACACTTGCACAGCTCGTAAACCTAAATGTGGTTCGTGTATTATAGAAGATTTATGTGATTTCAAGGAAAAAACAGAGTAA
- a CDS encoding electron transport complex subunit E: MSTNDKNEAPQSPDNPIEHEQQLAEKVLAKKALKAEYKELAIQGLWKNNPGIVQLLGLCPLLAVTATVTNALGLGLATLLVLVASNATVSAIRHWVPKEIRIPIFVLIIASFVTCVQLLMNAYTYGIYQSLGIFLPLIVTNCAIIGRAEAYASKNPIKQASFDGLMMGLGFALVLILLGAIREILGQGTLFDGANLLFGDWATVLRIEVVQLDSQFLLAILPPGAFIAMGFIIALKNSIDTYIKQRQPKEDKATIERVRVNFDS; this comes from the coding sequence ATGAGTACTAATGATAAGAATGAAGCTCCTCAATCGCCAGACAATCCTATTGAGCATGAGCAACAATTAGCAGAAAAAGTATTGGCCAAAAAAGCGCTAAAAGCTGAATATAAAGAATTAGCTATCCAAGGGTTATGGAAAAACAACCCTGGTATAGTTCAATTACTCGGTCTTTGTCCATTGCTAGCAGTAACTGCTACTGTGACCAATGCTCTAGGTTTGGGGCTTGCTACCTTGTTAGTTTTAGTCGCATCTAATGCAACTGTTTCGGCTATTCGACATTGGGTACCTAAAGAAATTCGTATACCTATTTTCGTCTTAATTATTGCATCATTTGTTACTTGTGTTCAGCTATTAATGAACGCATACACTTACGGTATTTATCAATCATTGGGGATATTTCTCCCTTTAATCGTAACCAATTGTGCCATTATTGGTAGAGCAGAAGCCTATGCATCTAAAAACCCAATAAAGCAAGCAAGCTTTGATGGTTTAATGATGGGACTTGGCTTTGCATTAGTGTTAATTTTGTTAGGCGCTATTCGAGAAATTTTAGGACAAGGTACATTGTTTGATGGTGCCAACTTACTCTTTGGTGATTGGGCAACTGTTTTACGAATTGAAGTTGTGCAATTAGATAGTCAGTTTTTGTTAGCAATACTTCCTCCTGGAGCATTTATTGCTATGGGCTTTATCATTGCACTTAAAAACAGTATTGATACTTATATAAAACAACGTCAGCCAAAAGAAGACAAAGCCACTATTGAGCGAGTTAGAGTTAACTTTGACTCATAA
- the rsxG gene encoding electron transport complex subunit RsxG: MTNSLPPNKDANKKSAFRLPIQKNSQILAIFAIVCTAIVGLVNELTKDRIQEQTQLQLLNTLHEIIEPSSYNNEITQDCVSVSSTLLGSSKNNNIVQKAYIARNNNSPVAVAITSTATDGYNGKIELIVAINIDNSISGVRVLKHQETPGLGDKVELKKSNWITTFNDKKLLSEQDKRWQVSKDGGVFDQFTGATITPRAVVKAVKNTLLFFTENKSTLLTLPNSCLIGDQKPQPEYEATNEY; this comes from the coding sequence ATGACTAACTCTTTACCCCCTAATAAAGATGCTAACAAAAAATCGGCATTTCGTTTACCGATACAAAAAAATAGTCAAATACTGGCTATATTCGCTATCGTATGTACTGCCATCGTTGGCTTAGTTAATGAGTTAACAAAAGATAGAATACAAGAACAAACACAATTACAATTGTTAAATACACTACACGAGATAATTGAACCAAGTAGTTACAACAACGAGATAACTCAAGACTGTGTAAGCGTTAGCTCAACTTTACTTGGCAGCTCTAAGAATAATAACATAGTCCAAAAAGCCTACATTGCTCGTAATAACAACTCTCCTGTAGCGGTAGCCATCACAAGTACCGCTACCGATGGTTATAATGGCAAAATTGAACTGATTGTTGCTATCAACATTGATAACAGTATTAGTGGTGTCAGGGTATTAAAGCATCAGGAAACACCTGGTTTAGGTGATAAAGTTGAACTCAAGAAAAGTAACTGGATCACAACCTTTAATGACAAAAAATTACTTTCAGAGCAAGACAAACGCTGGCAAGTATCAAAAGATGGTGGTGTTTTTGATCAATTTACCGGTGCAACCATTACACCAAGAGCTGTCGTTAAAGCGGTGAAAAACACGCTATTATTTTTTACAGAAAACAAAAGCACATTATTAACGCTTCCTAATAGCTGCTTGATAGGTGATCAAAAACCTCAACCTGAATATGAGGCTACTAATGAGTACTAA
- a CDS encoding hybrid sensor histidine kinase/response regulator transcription factor, translating into MTYKQFTMPSKIIKNNSSLLSFSWGVLFILFFSPASLAVSIDYLGKEQGLSNSNLHTIFQDSDGIIWAGTETDVNWNLGGQFNKLAVQLNDTGEKPLNVAHIYEDNQKGIWFLNFSNGIFRLDKREWKLAKVSFRDLHGKLIELTGHQVFVDKKGTIWLTTDSGVFIYNANTQLLTAIPIANQEPDELLIFNQVSYFTDNQMALATSQGVYFWQEEQKQFTPLTSNSLKNKPVDKFIYNKGYSWVLTNESVYKINNKTGETKLVFATDSSSNKLLDILIESDSSYWITAQNGIYQLSVENKLLKHFQPKRFNQSETNEALAIKKMDGRLWIALPSSLVEYDYASQTMKRIQLGAFPKSDVSNEILNIFSDTSQNLWMITSQGIAKVTFNRPTFNNYLFDPKSSFGPISTLSRAIMYDSKNRLWLGSQDKGISRYHSQTKKWDYFSHRKNDKNALSNNHVRALLEDAQGNIWAGTEGGGLNLFNEQTQKWQRFKQNGWQDHIFNLHEGKEHNLWIGHGRGITSFSTKSHEFTNYSPVEDNDTSPMVRALSPDNKNNLWIGTHFNKSKEQEKYTYARGLYKFNTLSHEWKNFNHDPEQLDSLSNDLIFAIKVDSHQDIWVGTWGGGLNLLKNDGKSFHHYTMKDGLSSNVIYAIFEDTLGSLWISSAGGLDKMIPCHRYPVAFNYQCEPIIKHYKFSAPLSEIEFDSESAFHAEDGTIFFGGLNGVLSFNPEKHMGSNPNIPKNTFFSQLRIKDQLITPELHQGLDQWIGYADKLQLSYDDQPFSLSVANNEFTQPEENQYRYRVDNGYWSSINPNFKDLTFRKLAFGQYKIEIDSSNNEGMWSNNPTTLMLTVTPPFYYSWTALTLYIIAIITGIYLYMLARQKEHSKRENQLKSQVKLKTVEILQSKNEVEKLLKEKQHFIENISHELKTPLTLIFNALETVSNTELSAENNKKMSNIKHNGKRLFNLVEQLLSLANNEQSTANKSIVELKNSCIQVINNFSTLASEKELTLTLDCKTNIELIIETETLETILSNLVSNAIKYAHNASEIKITCMLETPFCIIRVSNVGDNIPTQYENIIFEKFYRLEHHYQTEGQGIGLSSSRELAESYQGMLTLDNTQPNLVQFIVSLPIDLIFNIDQTLIEDKSSREASLQTNIGLNQCNIKLLIVEDNLEINQFLTELLASNYEVLSAHNGKEAVELIDGFQPDLILSDVMMPLMNGFELCQFIRTSDKPYSKCPIILLTAKSDIASQKQGLQVGATDYVSKPFSGEILKLKIANLLNSSTETRNIITAVAANHLQIELSGDSTANKFIQRTREFLKIHFPDPEFNVKKLSELLAMDERTLRRKSELYLSQKPKDIIREYRLQCAYEMLKFGDSISHISISCGFTTLPHFSKCFKDKYQETPKQAQRKLIIENNQ; encoded by the coding sequence ATGACGTATAAACAATTTACTATGCCATCAAAAATAATAAAAAATAACTCTTCACTACTCTCCTTTTCTTGGGGGGTATTGTTTATCTTGTTTTTTTCACCCGCTAGTTTGGCAGTATCTATTGATTACCTTGGTAAAGAACAAGGATTAAGTAACTCAAATTTGCATACTATTTTTCAAGATAGCGATGGTATTATCTGGGCTGGTACAGAAACTGATGTTAATTGGAATTTAGGTGGGCAATTTAACAAGTTAGCCGTTCAGTTGAATGACACAGGAGAAAAGCCATTAAATGTTGCCCACATTTATGAAGATAACCAAAAAGGAATTTGGTTTTTAAATTTTTCTAATGGTATTTTTCGATTAGACAAACGAGAATGGAAACTAGCTAAAGTCTCATTCAGAGATCTACACGGTAAATTAATAGAGCTAACCGGTCATCAGGTTTTTGTTGATAAAAAAGGGACAATTTGGTTAACCACTGATTCAGGTGTATTTATTTATAATGCCAACACACAATTACTCACTGCAATTCCTATCGCCAATCAGGAGCCTGATGAGCTACTGATTTTTAATCAAGTTAGTTACTTCACTGATAATCAAATGGCCCTAGCAACAAGCCAAGGGGTTTATTTTTGGCAAGAGGAGCAAAAACAATTCACACCACTAACATCTAATTCTTTAAAGAATAAACCCGTAGATAAATTCATTTACAATAAAGGCTATAGTTGGGTTTTAACCAATGAGTCAGTCTATAAAATTAATAATAAAACAGGCGAAACTAAATTAGTTTTCGCTACGGACTCTTCATCGAATAAGCTGCTAGATATACTTATTGAAAGTGATTCTAGTTATTGGATAACAGCTCAAAATGGTATTTACCAACTGTCAGTAGAAAACAAGCTGCTCAAACACTTTCAACCGAAGCGCTTTAATCAATCTGAAACCAACGAAGCCCTCGCGATAAAAAAAATGGATGGAAGACTTTGGATAGCATTACCCAGTTCATTAGTCGAATATGATTATGCTAGCCAAACAATGAAACGTATCCAATTAGGCGCTTTCCCCAAAAGTGACGTAAGCAACGAGATACTTAATATTTTTAGTGATACCTCACAAAACTTATGGATGATAACCTCACAGGGTATTGCCAAAGTAACTTTTAACCGGCCCACATTTAATAACTACCTTTTTGATCCTAAGTCATCCTTTGGTCCTATTAGCACATTGAGTCGTGCAATTATGTATGATTCTAAAAATCGCTTATGGTTGGGTAGCCAAGATAAAGGTATTAGCCGCTATCACAGCCAAACTAAAAAATGGGATTATTTTTCTCATCGTAAAAATGACAAAAACGCCTTGTCAAATAATCATGTAAGAGCACTACTTGAAGATGCACAAGGTAACATTTGGGCAGGCACAGAAGGAGGAGGCCTTAATTTATTTAACGAACAAACCCAAAAATGGCAGCGATTTAAACAAAATGGTTGGCAAGATCACATTTTCAATTTACATGAAGGAAAAGAGCATAACTTATGGATAGGTCATGGCCGAGGGATCACTTCTTTTTCAACAAAGTCTCACGAATTTACCAATTATTCTCCAGTAGAAGACAATGATACTTCGCCAATGGTTAGAGCATTAAGCCCTGATAATAAAAACAATTTATGGATAGGTACTCACTTTAATAAATCAAAAGAACAAGAAAAATACACTTATGCGAGAGGTTTATATAAATTTAATACGCTAAGTCACGAATGGAAAAACTTTAATCATGATCCCGAACAACTAGATAGTTTATCTAATGATTTAATATTTGCCATTAAAGTTGATAGCCACCAAGACATTTGGGTTGGAACTTGGGGTGGAGGTCTTAATTTATTAAAAAATGATGGTAAAAGTTTCCATCATTACACGATGAAAGATGGTCTTTCGAGCAATGTTATTTATGCTATTTTTGAAGATACATTAGGGAGTCTGTGGATTAGCTCCGCTGGAGGGCTTGATAAAATGATCCCTTGTCACAGATACCCAGTCGCATTTAACTATCAATGCGAGCCGATAATAAAGCACTATAAATTTTCAGCTCCGTTATCGGAAATTGAATTTGATTCAGAGAGCGCGTTTCACGCCGAAGACGGTACAATATTTTTTGGCGGTTTAAATGGTGTACTTAGTTTTAATCCAGAAAAGCATATGGGCTCTAACCCAAATATTCCCAAAAACACATTTTTTAGCCAACTTAGAATTAAAGACCAGCTGATCACACCTGAATTACATCAAGGTTTAGACCAATGGATAGGCTACGCAGATAAATTACAACTCAGTTATGATGATCAGCCCTTCTCACTCTCTGTGGCTAATAATGAATTTACTCAGCCAGAAGAAAATCAGTATCGCTATAGAGTCGATAACGGCTACTGGTCAAGCATCAACCCTAACTTCAAAGACTTAACATTTAGAAAGCTAGCGTTTGGGCAGTATAAAATTGAAATTGACTCCAGTAATAACGAAGGTATGTGGTCTAATAATCCCACAACACTAATGCTAACAGTTACACCGCCATTTTATTATTCTTGGACAGCACTTACTTTATATATCATTGCTATTATCACCGGCATTTATCTTTATATGTTAGCTCGGCAAAAGGAACATAGTAAACGTGAAAATCAACTTAAAAGTCAGGTTAAATTAAAAACCGTAGAGATATTACAAAGCAAAAATGAAGTTGAAAAACTACTTAAAGAAAAGCAGCATTTTATTGAAAACATATCGCACGAATTAAAAACACCATTAACATTAATTTTTAACGCTTTGGAAACTGTATCCAATACAGAATTAAGCGCCGAAAATAATAAAAAGATGAGCAATATCAAACATAATGGAAAACGCTTATTTAATCTTGTTGAACAGTTGTTATCGCTTGCTAACAACGAACAATCAACAGCAAATAAATCAATTGTTGAGCTGAAGAATTCCTGCATACAAGTCATTAATAATTTTTCCACTTTAGCCTCAGAAAAAGAACTAACCTTGACGCTTGATTGCAAAACTAATATAGAGCTAATAATTGAAACTGAAACATTAGAGACAATTTTGAGTAACCTTGTTTCAAACGCCATTAAATATGCACACAATGCAAGTGAAATTAAAATCACCTGTATGCTAGAAACTCCTTTTTGCATTATTAGAGTCAGCAATGTAGGGGATAATATCCCAACACAATACGAAAACATTATTTTTGAAAAGTTTTACCGTCTTGAACATCACTATCAAACGGAGGGACAAGGAATAGGCCTTTCCTCTAGTAGAGAGTTAGCTGAGTCTTATCAAGGCATGTTAACTTTAGATAATACCCAACCCAATCTAGTTCAATTTATTGTTTCCTTACCTATTGATTTGATTTTTAACATTGATCAGACATTAATAGAGGATAAAAGCAGTCGTGAGGCTAGCTTACAAACCAACATCGGTCTAAATCAGTGTAATATCAAACTACTTATTGTTGAAGATAACCTAGAAATAAACCAATTTCTGACTGAATTACTGGCATCAAACTATGAAGTTTTAAGCGCACACAATGGAAAAGAAGCCGTTGAGCTTATTGATGGATTTCAACCTGACTTAATTTTATCTGATGTGATGATGCCATTAATGAATGGCTTTGAATTATGTCAATTTATCAGAACAAGCGATAAACCATATAGTAAATGCCCTATCATTTTACTTACCGCAAAAAGTGATATAGCAAGCCAAAAACAAGGCTTGCAAGTTGGCGCTACAGATTATGTCAGTAAACCTTTTAGTGGCGAAATATTAAAATTGAAAATTGCAAATTTATTAAATTCATCAACCGAAACTAGAAATATAATTACGGCAGTAGCAGCTAACCATTTACAAATAGAGCTATCAGGCGATAGTACTGCTAATAAATTTATTCAACGAACTAGAGAGTTTTTAAAAATACACTTTCCTGATCCCGAATTTAATGTAAAAAAACTGTCAGAGTTATTAGCAATGGATGAAAGAACTTTAAGACGTAAATCAGAACTTTACCTATCACAAAAACCTAAAGATATTATTCGAGAATATCGACTTCAATGCGCATATGAAATGCTAAAATTCGGTGATAGTATTTCCCATATATCAATATCTTGTGGTTTTACAACCTTGCCCCACTTTTCGAAATGCTTTAAAGATAAATATCAAGAAACCCCGAAACAAGCTCAGCGAAAGCTTATTATTGAAAATAACCAATAA